TCACAGATAGTGACAGCTCTTTGGCTCTCATATTGAGAGTTGACAGTAACAGATTCCAAATGCAAATAGGACATTTGATATGATCTCTGGACCTTTTATCTGCTCCTTGTAAATAGGACAATGAGGGAATAACACACACTTGGCCATGAAACAGCTGAGCAGCCAattgtcccattacttttggtccctttaAAAGTGGGAggcacatatacaaactgttgtaatttctacaccgttcacctgatttggatataaataccctcaaattaaagctgaaagcctgtagttaaagcacatcttgttcgtttcatttcaaatccactgtggtggtgtatagagccaaaaagattataATTGTGTCAATGTCCCAAAATCAATGGaccttactgtgtgtgtgtgtgtgtgtgtgtgtgtgtgtgtgtgtgtgtgtatttttgtgatATTACCTTGTTTCATAGCATGTTTTTCTTGAAGGGCAGGCTGAATTTTCTCAATTTGTTTTGTAAGGAAGTCAATTTTGCGCTTAAAGAACTCTTTGCCATCCTCTACTTTCTGAAAAGATAAAAAGCAGTGAGATTTCTTTGGTAGTGTTTTAAAatcttgtatgtatatatatattatgaagttGGGCAAAATCTTGCCTCACCTTCTCTACAAAATAACCTGTTCCGACATCCACTAAGACATGATCCACATCATTCAGTTTTCCAGGAACATACATCTGCAGTACAGTAGTTAAGGGAACAACTTATCTTTGATTTATGCAAATTATTCACATAAACACCAAACAGCCTGTGTGACATTTTTGAGGACCTGATGGTGGATTGATACTTTCTGAGACAAAATTAATCAATCAACACTTATTTATCACTCAGATGAGATGTTGAGAGGATACAGAACTGGTGAGAGGTACAAGTAGTTCTTttcctgaggaaaaaaaaaagaattcagaaaagaaaagaactcaGTGTAGATGTAACAATAGAAGAACTCAATTTTTTTCACATGAGCATCAAATTAAATTGAAGCAGTAATGCTCACCTTCATTGCTCTTGTTAAGTACATTCAAACTTTCTTTGGCCTCCACATATTTAGTTTGGACAACTTTCAACTGACCTATGGATGATGACAGGAACTCGGTTTCCTAGAAAAGAAATTCCTGTCATTTTATTTGTAACCATGGCTCTGACAAATTGCAGTTTACTAAATTCAAAAACTGAAAACAGTTTATTCTAATATGTGCAGATCTGTCccatccttgcaaaataaaattaataaaaatgtaaaagtaatacaattcttaatgttttattctgtgttatatatatatatatatatatatatatatatatatatatatatatatatatatataaagagaaaaatgtaaaaatctgtcaTAAATTCCTCAGTGTAAGGGAGAATGTTTTGATCTAACAGTTATTCCATACTATGCAAATAAATGGTGACTGGGAAAAATAGAAATCATATGTGTGttagtgaatgatgacagaatattcacaTTCGGCTGAAGTATCAGTTTGATGGTGAATCACAGAGCAGCAGCACGCGGACAGACAGCATGACAGCCGCTGCGTGCACATAACTAAACCATTGACTGATTATATCAGCGTATATTGCGGCTCAAAATGAAATGAGAAAAgggttatatttataaaatattttacctGATCAAGCTGAGTTTTCAAGCCTTCTAATTGTGAAAGAGACAATTCAGTTAGATTCACCGCCATGTTGACAATAGAATGAGGTGAGGAAAACTTCCGGGTCAGCCGGACACCACTTGAAGGACTTTTatcaattattttgtatttcaaaaaacattattcaacacaataatgaaaataaatactataataaaaacagaaaagttaaatgcaaaaaaactattaattaaaataCTTTCTAATGCTCGCAAATACTTTTGATGGATTTTTGTCTTTACTAATGCTAGTTAAAAGTTTGCATTCACCCTGTAGCATTATACAATTTGaacaagtattttattattatgcacaTGCCCTTTTGCCAAATCTTATTTAGATTTTCAAACAAAAAGCAGAGTGGGTCATGAACACACTTATTTACAAAACCCCAGAATGTAAAAACAGGTGAATCAAAGAAATAAAATTCAATAATTGATAAAAATCTTTTTATTGAGTTCCACTTTCCTCACATTCATCAAGCCTGCCCCTGCACACATAtcagagaaacatctgagacttGTTAAAAATATAGATCCCCCATGTCCTCTGAAACCACCGTCTTTGATATTCTGAAGACACAGGCTTCATTGTTTGGTCCTTGGAGCTGCCTGTCAGTTTATCTTTTATTGTTAACACCTGCCCTGTTCCTGCTGTTTTTCCCCTCATATTTACTCTCTAGAATGTACAGGTGAATCTCAATAAATTGGAATGTTGTGGacaagttaatttcagtaattcaactaaaattgtgaaatttgtgtattaaataaatccaatgcacacagacttaagtagtttaagtgtttggttcttttaattgtgatgattttggatttttttgatGATTGATTTTTTGACCCAACAATTTAGAACACTTCATAAGACCAAGACCAATGTGGCATTCTGGAAAgtttgttcatttactgtacatgtactcaatatttggtaggggctcctcttgctttaattacagcctcaattcggcgtggcatggaggtgatcagtttgtggcactgctgaggtggtctgaaagcccaggtttctttgaccttttttttagccttcagctcatctgcattttttttgtctCGTTTCTCATCTTCCTATCAACAATACTCAATAGAGCTAAGGTCTGGTTTATTCAGACTCTAgggccttggtttccaaatgaaataaaaaaaaccctactctcatctgaaaagaggactttggaccactgggcaacagtccagttcttcttctccttagcccaggtaagatgcctctgaccttgtctgtggttcagcaaatccctttgcaggtgttttgagttgattagcatgtcaccatattctaatttgttgagatattgaATTGGTGAGTTTTTGATAAAATGTaagctaaaatcatcacaattaaaagaaccaaagaattaaagtacttcagtctgtgcgcatttaatttatttaatacacaaatttcacaatttgagttgaattactgaaataaatgaacttttccacaacattctaatttgagatgcacctgtagttcCCTCATTCCTGCTACACCATAGCAAGTGGAAATAACAACCACTGTGAAAAATAGactaaaaaatcattttattttaaagtagtttGTCACTTGATAtaatttaaaagagaaaataaaaatgtacaagaaTGAACTAGAACATGGCAGAAATTAAATAAGGACTTTAAAATGGTTAAACACTTTGAGCTTGTCAACTAGGACcaagttacatttaatttatatttcctAGGTTCATTTTCATATAGACAGAGCTTATTCTTTGCATTGTAAACAAGCCCTGAGATTATGGTTATTTTAGACCTTAAATAACAGATAGTTGCATTTACACACCAAATATTTGCTACATTagatgtgaaaaataaaagttctaatCTGGGCTAGTGAATATACACAGGCAAACCATATGCAATGGGTGCAGCACCaattatatgttttaaatgtgtgGCATTACGCGATTGGGCTAAATGCTGAAGAAGGGAGGAGCCAGAACCAGCGGAGAGCCAGGACTGAAGCAGAGCCAACGTGAAACGATCTAAATCACGATCTGTCACGTCCCACAGGTTACAGCAGTGGAGCACGTCCCACAGGACAGCAGTGGAGATGCTGAGAGAACCACCTTCAGAGAGAAAGTAGTATTGAGAAGGTGGGAACATGCGATGATCAAACTACTGCAGGTGCCAAGAGATACCCATACCTTAAGAATGTCCTGTGTGATCTTGGTTCCTTTCAGTTCCTTTTGGAAGCACTTTGCATGAACTTCAAGCTCAGGGTCAGAAGTCAAAGACAGGAGTAGAGTGCGCCACACACCTAAAGCCTCTTCCATCTCTTCTAACATTTTCTTAAGGATAAAGTAAGACAGCATCACATTCAGTATCCTACATCCATCCTTTTACAATAATTAGTTTCTGCAAACTATCAAAGATTGTGTCTCTTTCCTCCACACGAACATCCAAAGCTTTTCTTCCTTCCCACCACTGCGATTTCTCAGCCACCGTGCTCACTCTCTTCTGCCCCTTCAATACTCCATCCATTTCTTCCAACAGCACAGCAACAGAGCGCTAAAAATAAACAGATAGTTTGTGCAAACATCTCCCCATTTCCTTCTCACTgtcatcattttaaatgttttaaacttgTTGCATTAGATAATACACCAATGTAGTGTAAACATCACAAATATATCTGTACCTTTCTGTTTGCAGTAGGGATTCGAACAGTGATTGGGTTAGAGCCATGCACCAGTCAGGTCAGAAGAATACTGCTGCCGATTTCATCAGGATAGACACCCGTGAGCGAAAGCATGCACACTGTTATTCCTAGAGCAAAAAAACCACCCAATTTAAATGGATGGTTGTTTGTCATTTTAATCCCAGGCCAGTATCCTTGGCTATTTTTATGTTGAGTAACAAGCTGAAAGAGTATTTTAAAAACCTGTATGATGTGGAActatcaaatttaaataaacttaaataaaagtaatatggATTCagagttgacttttttttttccgaGAGTGCCTGCAGAGTAATATAATTTCCTTGAACCAGCACAATTTCATCAATTTTAAACCATTCTGCATCATTCTTGCAATTATGCATAAATCATTCCAATGTTTTGTTACCCCTGCATTATTGTCATAAACAGTGCCGTTCATTGGGTCACTTTTAGCACAGTCGTTACCTGCTGGCAGATCTTTTCAGCTGCTGTGTGAACTGGTGACAGTGTGTCTGTGGGAACTGTGTTGGGTGCGATGAGGTGAAGGAAAAGATTTGCTCTAGTGCAGAGAGTTTCTGAGACTGTGTTGCCCAAGACATTTCCTCCAGATTCAGAGCACCAAGACCTTCTGTTACATCATTACAAGATTTCTTCAGCTTCCTACAAAAATAGACAGAGAAGAGGTTTGATTCCTAATGCAAATGCTTTAGAAGACAGGCTGTGActattttttgtcaaaatgtcTCCATTTCATACTAACTGACATACCTGAACTGGCTAACCACACGAAGGGTCATATGGTGGCGAGTGGACACCCCCAGTGACTGTGCATGTAGCATCGCAGATGCagatgcattataattataaatgtctttgtcactctTGTTCAATGtaataaaagtattacatttattttatttttttaagttttacatGACTGTAAAACAAACTACAAACTGATCTTTTTACTGACCCCAAGATGCATGTGGTATAGTTGTGTGAGATCCCGAGCCattctgtccatttcttctgagcTCACTAAAACATTCTCGTCCAACATCTGCAGCCAGATCTCTCCTCAAGACCTCACAGTCATTATCTGGGCTGCCTAGAATCAAATACATACAATTAATTCAGTCCATGAGAATTAATCAAATGAGCAATCATTTTATAGCAgtttgttcaacaaacacaccCGCATCATTTCTCTCCGTGTCAGACCCTCTGAGCTCCTCCAGGCTGATGTCCAAAACAGCATCATCTTCATCCTCTTTAatcatcctcatcctctctgGCTCCTCTGTGGCCTCTGAACTTTGACTCTTTTTTGGTCGTCCTCTGCGGGTGCGGGTCTGGTTAGATAAGCCAGTTTCTTCCTCAGAAGAGAGGCAGCTGGTAGAGGGGAGGGCTATGCTTTTCCTAGTGGTCCGTGTGCGTCTGGGAGGTTCTGGTTCTACAGTGGGGTTCACAACTTTGGCGTCAATAGGAACGGAGTTCAGAGCTGGTTTCCGGGTGCGAGATGTTTTGGAGTTGGAGGCATTGCGCTTTTTCTCTGACTTTTCCACTACAGCACGAGGTATGTCTTAAGCGCCActttcatcactgaattcaacctAAGAGACAGAACagatgtaaataattaataatgactTTTGATATAAAGATATCTTCTACCATGATCTCAGGAGGTATGAAACCAATGGGCCAAACCTTGAAGCGAGAGCGCTTGGTTCGTTTAGGTGCATCTGGTGCGTAAAGTTGACAGACGTTTCAGGGACCTCATTAGTAAAGTCAAAGGCTCTTAAGTCACCAATCCCAGTGCTAGTGGAGACAGATTTGGGCCGGATTGTCCTGGCTGCTTTAGGCGTTTTGAAAAACATGGAAGATTTGGTGATGGTGATTTTAGGCACCAAGTCCTTAGGTTTCTTAGAAACTACAGGGAACTCTTTGGCTTTCCTGATTTCATGCTCTGCAGATCCACTCTTAACATCTGTGTGGCATGTTGCATCTGCCTCTGGAGGAGTTGTGTCAGAAAAAGGCTCTTGGATCTATGCTTTGGTtcgttttttagttttaattgagGTTTAAACTTTGGTGGATTCCAGCCCCATACAGAAGAAAATAGTTCTTCAGGTGTACACTGTTTCTTCATGGCCAATGCCAAGCAGCAGGACACAGCTTTAGCCCCCAGTAGAGCAGCTCTGATGTGCCCAAGCTCTGGTGTGAGTGCCCCTTTGGGGATCACTGCCTCTAATCCTGCCTCGATTTCCTCCCACAGGACTGTAGCCTTCCCTTTGTCCCCTGTTCTCAGAAGCttgaaaataatcaaaatattcataataaagtaaacaaaacacaatataattGTCTTCAAGGGCCACATATGTACCAAAATGTCACAATTTCATACTGCTCCTTTTTATTCACCGTTAATCCCAAAAAAGTGTCAACAAAAGACCAGACTAAGCTGAAGTTCTTACCCTATCCACAGGAAGAGAGGATGGGCAGCTCCTGACACACAATCACAGCCAAACCAAAGGCTCCCTCATACAGCTTCCTGTTAAACAGCTCATATACCACATTATTCACTGCACACACTAGGgagaagaaaggaaagaaagaaatgaatataGAATTCAGTTTACATGCACTCACTGGTGTGTTCAcaactttgttttttgtttaagaaattaatatatttattcagcaaggacacaataAATGGATTAAAAGggacaaaaacattaacattgttacaaaaaatatatttcaaataaatgctaataaatGGGAAACTGTTCCCAATCTAACATGTACATATACAATAAATCAATGTTTACCTTCAGCTCATTGTGAAGAACAACAGTGTCCTTTACACAAGATAACTGTTGGACGTAGTCCTCTGTTCTCAAGCACTTCATTATCACTGTTTGGACTGCAAAACAAAGTACGTTACTTGTAAATGAAAAGCCACTCAAATATTAGACGATTTAGTAACAAGACAGATTTATACAACCAACATATCCAAGTAACACACGCAATTATGTAATAAAAGCttgaaaatacaaatatatactctTGAGTTAACGTTACTGCATTAAAAGTATATTTCATGATCATCAACTATATCGTCTTGTTTACTTTGACATTAAGTTACAACCTAGCATGTTAACTAGCTAACTTAGCCCAGCCTAAATCCTCAATCAGtgtaaacaaatcaaacaaaccaGTTAACCTGCCACCACCACGCCAGGATAAACTCTCAAATATGGAGGAACGGCGAGACTATTTGAGTGTTGTGAATTgcgttcatgtgtatttttaataCATGTGTTTGAATAAAGGTAAAATTAGTTATTTCAACTCTCTCTTCgttgtttttggtgtttttttgtttttcatagccTATCGGGAAACTACACCGTCCCGGAAGTGAAACTAATTTaacatgggtaatgtagtttataGAAATGTTATGCTTTCCTTAgttctgtttttatacagtctatggttctgATACGTTTAAGTTCTAGTCATTCAGAAATAGAAAAGGACAATAAAATGTGACCTGCTAATTGAACTTAAATGAAAAGATGAatacatactttttttcttttaagtgaaagtaaaacaataacaGTTATTAACTTTTATTCCATAAGGTTATGAACTAAAGCGGTTAAGGTCATCAGACATAACTTTAAGTAGcctaactgttaaaaaaaaattataataatgtaagcTGTGAAGCTGCTTTATAAGATTGAAAACACatcattgtagtttttatttagcaATGTAGCTGCTTTACAATTCACAAACATCAAATAATGTTAAACACTTTATTTGATTCATAAAATGACATTCTTCAGAAATCCATGGTCTGCAAATGCTAACTGTCTTGTAGAGTTGTTCAGTTTATCAACCAGAATAGATCTATATGTATAAGTGAAAAAAGGCTTTGTGTTGAgagctgtttttatacagtctattgtTAAGCGTATCTATGAATATGCataaaatacatcacaatatttataacaatcatccaattctgtattaaaatgttttaatgaagttGGCACAATGTAAGATGTAACAGAAACAGTGGTGTAGAATAAAggtaaaatacatgaaaatgaaCATGTCCCACTGTACCACAAAAACACaatcaatctaaaaaaaaaaagcaaaaaagctaatcaaccacccctttaaatctGCTCAGAATGTTCCTTTTCGTTTTCGTCGTGATTCGTATGCAAAGGGTTATACACCGTTGTATTGGCACCTATGAAAAGAGGATTCTGGACCTGtacaaaacaaagaaatatttgATTGAAACATGGTCAGTCTTGAATTCTTTAATTTCACACTCAAACAATATGTTGTCTACAGAGGTTATAATTTGCTATTCATTTAAAGCCTACAAAGCTAAATCTGTCTGAGTGGTTAATAACTGTGAGTATTTCACCTCTTTCCATTTAGTCTGTTCCTGTGCGTTTACAAAGTTCCGGTACTCTCTAATGTCGTACAGTTCCAGCAGGCAACGgtaaataatgattattataatgcCAATGAACATTATGGCTGACACGGAGAATCCAATTAAAAGTGTAGTCTTATCAACAGAACCTACAGAGACAAAAAGAACAAATATTTAACATTCACAGTTACCTCCATTCTGTGTCATACATGAGCTCAAGAGTGTGCTTATTTTCCGTTCTTGTCAAATTAAATTATATCAGATTTTAATACATACGTGGCAAGTCTGCATATTTGAGCACAATTTTGCCATCATCAAGTTTCACATCGTACGAAGTGGTGTTTTGATATGTGCAATGCAGCTCATGAGCTCCTTCAAGACGAGATACTGtagcatttaaacattttatagcaCAGAAATCGGTATCAGGAGCACCAAAATCCACGTGACAAGCCACACAGTCCCTTTAGACATTAACACAAAGACACATTTTTCAGATATTTTCATCCAAAGTGAATTTGAATTTGTAGTACATTGCATTCAAAGTgatttatcagttcatgcattacatgggaatcgaacccatgaccttggtgttgctagcaGATATATTTCAATATAACGGAGATaccattataattttttgtaatattttgaattatgttttagttttatattttcagttttttactaTATCTATAAagtttgtatttgttttgatttcagtattacttttagttattttaatacatcaagttaaactaaatgataatgaaaaatgttgcctCTGCTAATGGCTGAAATGAACTATATAAAGTTCAAACTTCAGGAAGAGGAAACTGAAATTGTGGtttcaaaaaagaaacaaacccatACACGAATGCACACCTCACTAAACAATCTTGAAACACAGATATGAGATCACAGGAAGAGACAGATACTCACTTCAACAGCTTGCAATCATTAATGAATGCAGAGCAGTGCTCTCCCTTTAAGCCTGTGTTACACTGACAACGGTTGCAAGTGCATTTGCCTTGACCGCTGCAAAGCCTTTTATCTTTGATACACTTGTCTTGGATAGGTGAGCACTCGCATGCAGACCCCGTGTAGTTATCAGAACAGATACATTTTCCACACTTACATATGCCTTTACCTATGACCAATATACAGAGGAGTAGATACTGAGGTTTGAAtctaaaacacaaatataaatagCTAAATGTTTGTGCCAATCCACTGTACTTACCATTACAGCGATGGCCATTATGATAATCACAACTATTGTCATCACATTCACAGAGTTTCCCACTGAACTGGCCTTTACACACACACTTGCCACATTCACAGTTGCCGTGTCCACTGCAAACCAGCGAGTTGTTGTCAGGCCGACAGGATTCCAGCATGTTGGCATAAGAGTCCGCATCACTCTGTTTCATACACTCACAGCGCTGACCCAAATACGCTTCATcacagctaacacacacacacaatttagaagttaaaaaaaatgtaaaccggTAAGACACAGTATTATGTGTGTCAACATTTAAAGCTGCTAAATCAAATAAGGTGTTCATTTAAAagagcttttttaattaaatcaacaTGGTAATCTCAtcacatattaataaaaaataataataataaaaaataaataaaaatctcaacATGTGATCACATCACACACATTCCGGACCCataatattttctttcttgtGAAAAATGCAAAAGTTGATTTATACTGCCTAAACTTTAAGTTGCTAGTACTTGAAAATGTCCTGCTCGAAATATCTGACACCAAATCCTATTGCTTCTCGTGTCATGTGACTGATCAAGACGTATGGGACCCTGTCTAGGAAAAGTAATTTTTGGTGATTTActgttttctatataaaataatcCTTTATAAGGTAAAGAGCTTTCTGTGAAAATATAACAATGATACCTTTATTACTGACTGAGATCATAGTGAAATCAATGGTggaaatcaaactttgatgcttATCTCATATTTAGATTTTGAGACTTCAGTCTGGACTTCCTGTGACAGGAAATGTGACTGgattttaaaggtcccatgacattgattattttctttgtttaaatgctttttttaaatgtttttctgaagtgtacttatattgttagtatgatttttacatttaaaatgtataaataaaggtcATTTTTATACCGTGATTTTatccctctggcttgaatgctctgtttgaaggggagTGTCTGCTGTGAGACACAGAGTATATGCCAACTGTTGTATTTGGCTGGCATCTTTACATTCAAAATGCATATTGCATGTGGAACCTCTCTCTAATAcgtttactattacagctgtcgagattaacgaatcgtggaagtgttgattatagcattattttttaaatcttttcccatcacatgaaaggctgcagtgatgagcattgagtctGTTTATCacgtgaatgcagtgatctcgtcattgcaacacgttttctctcacaaaatgctttcaccacaactaacagtAAACACAATATCGAtatgaatacagtaaaaacttcgttgtgcagcataacagatTCATTCATTATAacagcagtttgggcaagtgtgcagacaTACTTGCGATGTTTGATTGACAACTTCCGAACAACATAAAGGTGCTCTCTGTAGTTTAATCAAAATTTAAATAagagatttgtttcatgctactaagagaaacaacgtgcaGTTGATCGTTTGGCCACTGGCTTGATttactgatgcataaacagtattacacaatttagaaagaaagtctgtctgaacttgaataattagttacagttcagaaatcactgatcacagatcagatCTGTTTGCAACGGCTcagctgacattgcgactgaactatatgtaaatgtttgggcgggcaaagcagagaaaggggaggtaaccttTCTTCTTATGACGATATAAGGAGAAGATTCCAGATCGGCCCATCTGAGCTCTCATTTTCTCAAAGGGAGAGCAGGACACCAAGGGCTTGGTTTACACCTATCGAAATTTCTAGCCACTGGGGGA
This genomic window from Carassius gibelio isolate Cgi1373 ecotype wild population from Czech Republic chromosome A6, carGib1.2-hapl.c, whole genome shotgun sequence contains:
- the LOC128015747 gene encoding prefoldin subunit 5; this encodes MAVNLTELSLSQLEGLKTQLDQETEFLSSSIGQLKVVQTKYVEAKESLNVLNKSNEGKELLVPLTSSMYVPGKLNDVDHVLVDVGTGYFVEKKVEDGKEFFKRKIDFLTKQIEKIQPALQEKHAMKQAVVEVMNMKLQQLQSQQASQSGTTKA